The proteins below are encoded in one region of Nocardioides marmorisolisilvae:
- the pruA gene encoding L-glutamate gamma-semialdehyde dehydrogenase codes for MDAITLPPAPTNEPNLSYAPGSPERAAVAAELSRLSSRQINLTATIGGRRRMGGGAELAVTQPHDHASVLGVLKHATRADAEAACRAAAKAAPAWRAMSYDDRAAIFLKAADLLAGPWRARLNAATMLGQSKTVWQAEIDAACELIDFWRFNVAFGRQVLAEQPIANARGVWNRSDHRPLEGFVYAITPFNFTAIAGNLPTAPALMGNTVIWKPSPTQQLAAHFTMQLLEEAGLPPGVINMLPGDGLAVSEVLLAHPDLAGIHFTGSTATFQHLWREVGANIAGYRSYPRIVGETGGKDFVVAHPSADVDVLRVALLRGAFEYQGQKCSAASRAYVPRSVWKKLKDSLLAETESLSMGNVTDFSHFMGAVIDERAFDKHRRAINRARRSDKLKVLVGGQTDGSVGWFVRPTIVESRDPADAIFTEEYFGPILGLHVYDDDRYEKVVGQLESVARYALTGAVIAQDRAAIAWTQEALRFAAGNFYVNDKPTGAVVGQQPFGGARASGTNDKAGSMANLMRWTSPRSIKETFDPPTDHRYPHMATEG; via the coding sequence ATGGACGCCATCACCCTTCCGCCGGCTCCCACCAACGAGCCGAACCTCTCCTACGCGCCGGGCAGCCCCGAACGGGCCGCGGTGGCGGCGGAGCTCAGCCGACTGTCCTCCCGGCAGATCAACCTGACCGCCACGATCGGCGGCCGCCGCCGGATGGGCGGCGGGGCCGAGCTGGCGGTGACCCAGCCTCACGACCACGCCTCGGTGCTCGGCGTGCTCAAGCACGCGACCCGGGCGGATGCGGAGGCCGCCTGCCGCGCGGCGGCGAAGGCGGCGCCGGCCTGGCGGGCGATGTCGTACGACGATCGGGCGGCGATCTTCCTCAAGGCGGCCGACCTGCTCGCCGGTCCGTGGCGTGCCCGACTCAACGCCGCGACGATGCTGGGCCAGTCCAAGACAGTGTGGCAGGCCGAGATCGACGCCGCCTGCGAGCTGATCGACTTCTGGCGGTTCAACGTCGCGTTCGGTCGTCAGGTGCTGGCAGAGCAGCCGATCGCGAACGCACGCGGGGTATGGAACCGCAGCGACCACCGTCCGCTGGAGGGATTCGTCTACGCGATCACGCCGTTCAACTTCACTGCCATCGCCGGCAACCTGCCGACCGCGCCGGCCTTGATGGGCAACACGGTGATCTGGAAGCCGTCGCCGACCCAGCAGCTCGCGGCGCACTTCACCATGCAGCTGCTGGAGGAGGCGGGGCTGCCGCCGGGTGTGATCAACATGCTGCCCGGCGACGGGCTCGCGGTCTCCGAGGTGCTGCTGGCCCATCCGGACCTGGCCGGCATCCACTTCACCGGCTCGACTGCCACCTTCCAGCACCTGTGGCGCGAGGTCGGCGCGAACATCGCCGGCTACCGGTCCTACCCGCGCATCGTGGGGGAGACCGGCGGCAAGGACTTCGTGGTGGCCCATCCCTCGGCGGACGTCGACGTGCTCCGGGTGGCGCTGCTGCGGGGGGCGTTCGAGTACCAGGGGCAGAAGTGCTCGGCCGCGTCCCGGGCCTACGTGCCGCGCTCGGTGTGGAAGAAGCTCAAGGACTCGCTGCTCGCCGAGACGGAGTCGCTGTCGATGGGCAACGTCACCGACTTCTCCCACTTCATGGGCGCTGTCATCGACGAGCGGGCCTTCGACAAGCATCGCCGGGCGATCAACCGGGCGCGTCGCTCCGACAAGCTCAAGGTCCTCGTGGGCGGCCAGACCGACGGCTCGGTGGGCTGGTTCGTGCGGCCGACCATCGTTGAGTCCCGTGACCCAGCGGACGCGATCTTCACCGAGGAGTACTTCGGGCCGATCCTGGGCCTGCACGTCTACGACGACGACCGCTACGAGAAGGTGGTCGGCCAGCTCGAGTCGGTGGCGAGGTACGCCCTGACCGGGGCGGTGATCGCCCAGGACCGCGCGGCGATCGCCTGGACCCAGGAGGCGCTCCGCTTCGCGGCGGGCAACTTCTACGTCAACGACAAGCCCACGGGCGCCGTCGTCGGGCAGCAGCCCTTCGGTGGCGCGCGCGCCTCGGGGACCAACGACAAGGCGGGATCGATGGCCAACCTGATGCGTTGGACCTCACCGCGGTCGATCAAGGAGACCTTCGACCCGCCGACGGACCACCGCTACCCGCACATGGCAACGGAGGGATGA
- a CDS encoding DUF2505 domain-containing protein yields the protein MKQLRHDMRYDGATTEQVYTMLANPDFREKVCDFQRFPKRTVTITPSDTGMAVRIDQFRPADEVPSFAKKFVGAEINIVQEEQWSSHTSADLTVAIPGKPGDMSGTVSLAESDGGTTETVSVDIKVNIPLVGGKIEDLISGLLLRALKAENKVGRDWLAQA from the coding sequence ATGAAGCAACTGCGCCACGACATGCGGTACGACGGAGCCACGACCGAGCAGGTCTACACCATGCTCGCGAACCCGGACTTCCGCGAGAAGGTGTGCGACTTCCAGCGCTTCCCGAAGCGGACGGTGACCATCACGCCGTCCGACACCGGCATGGCGGTGCGGATCGACCAGTTCCGTCCCGCCGACGAGGTGCCGTCGTTCGCCAAGAAGTTCGTCGGTGCCGAGATCAACATCGTGCAGGAGGAGCAGTGGAGCTCTCACACCTCCGCCGACCTCACCGTGGCCATCCCGGGCAAGCCGGGTGACATGTCCGGCACCGTCTCCCTCGCCGAGAGCGACGGCGGCACCACGGAGACGGTCTCAGTCGACATCAAGGTGAACATCCCGCTGGTCGGCGGCAAGATCGAGGACCTGATCAGCGGGCTGCTGCTCAGGGCGCTCAAGGCCGAGAACAAGGTCGGCCGCGACTGGCTGGCCCAGGCCTGA
- a CDS encoding WS/DGAT/MGAT family O-acyltransferase, producing the protein MTERLRTRDVALLAQETPHTPMHNVTLEVFDPRDSGFDYGALVAHIDDRIAFVPRYRQRVRRVPGGLAHPVWVDDPDFDLAYHVRRSALPRPGTLEQLRELTARIASRRLDPDRPLWEVYFVEGLEDGKVALLSKSHEILVDGISTVDLGQVLLDVDPGPHQVVHQQWSPEPEPTQAGLVLGALQETARDPRLALTSARLVADGMTRAAGGMAGRLGEVAGALTNRRSAPASPFNLEPSSQRRVLCVRTALKDHRKVRRTHGGTVNDVILATLTGAIRNWLMTRADAVGTGRKIRALVPMSVIDEELEPTSLGSQVVARLVDLPIGETSPVVRLHQVSYELRAHRDTGKAVAADRIAGVAGFAPTTFHALGARLAAADDHGANLVITNVPGPQFPMYLAGAEMTASYPVPPLHPGFGLAIGVTSYDGGVYYGITADRDALPDIEVLGQCVTEALDELVDSASETRPRAPRGRRKPTRPGPKG; encoded by the coding sequence ATGACCGAGCGACTGCGAACGCGCGACGTGGCGCTGCTCGCCCAGGAGACCCCGCACACGCCGATGCACAACGTGACTCTCGAGGTGTTCGACCCTCGTGACTCAGGGTTCGACTACGGCGCGCTCGTGGCCCACATCGATGACCGGATCGCCTTCGTGCCCCGCTACCGGCAACGGGTACGGCGGGTCCCGGGCGGGCTCGCGCACCCCGTCTGGGTCGACGACCCTGACTTCGACCTCGCCTACCACGTACGGCGGTCCGCGCTGCCGCGGCCGGGCACGCTGGAGCAGCTGCGCGAGCTGACCGCCCGGATCGCCTCGCGCCGGCTGGATCCGGACCGGCCGCTGTGGGAGGTCTACTTCGTCGAGGGGCTCGAGGACGGGAAGGTCGCTCTGCTGTCGAAGTCGCACGAGATCCTCGTCGACGGGATCTCCACCGTGGACCTCGGGCAGGTACTCCTCGACGTCGATCCCGGTCCCCATCAGGTGGTGCACCAGCAGTGGTCCCCGGAGCCGGAGCCGACCCAGGCCGGATTGGTCCTCGGAGCGCTCCAGGAGACTGCCCGGGACCCGCGGCTCGCGCTGACCAGTGCGCGGCTGGTCGCGGACGGGATGACGCGAGCGGCGGGTGGCATGGCGGGCCGTCTGGGCGAGGTGGCGGGTGCGCTCACCAACCGGCGCAGCGCCCCGGCGTCGCCGTTCAATCTCGAGCCGTCGTCGCAGCGCCGGGTGCTGTGTGTGCGGACGGCGCTGAAGGACCACCGCAAGGTCCGCCGCACCCACGGCGGCACCGTCAACGACGTCATCCTGGCAACGCTCACCGGAGCGATCCGGAACTGGCTGATGACCCGCGCCGACGCCGTCGGCACCGGCCGCAAGATCCGGGCCCTGGTGCCGATGAGCGTCATCGACGAGGAGCTCGAGCCGACGTCGCTGGGCTCGCAGGTGGTGGCCCGACTCGTCGACCTGCCGATCGGGGAGACGTCCCCGGTGGTCCGTCTGCACCAGGTCTCCTACGAGCTCCGTGCGCACCGCGACACCGGCAAGGCGGTGGCCGCGGACCGGATCGCGGGGGTCGCCGGGTTCGCCCCGACGACGTTCCATGCGCTCGGTGCCAGGCTGGCGGCGGCCGACGACCACGGCGCCAACCTGGTGATCACCAATGTGCCGGGCCCGCAGTTCCCGATGTACCTTGCCGGGGCCGAGATGACGGCGTCGTACCCGGTGCCGCCGCTGCACCCCGGGTTCGGGCTCGCCATCGGGGTCACGTCGTACGACGGCGGCGTCTACTACGGCATCACCGCCGACCGCGACGCGCTCCCGGACATCGAGGTGCTCGGCCAGTGCGTCACCGAGGCGCTGGACGAGCTGGTCGACAGCGCCAGCGAGACCCGCCCGCGCGCCCCGCGTGGACGCCGGAAGCCGACCAGGCCGGGGCCGAAGGGATGA
- a CDS encoding DUF2505 domain-containing protein has translation MRLRQELTYDSPVDQVFAMVTDPAFWDEVADATGALSSTSTVEESASGTVVVVVDQQQEVTGVPAFAKKFVGDSTRSIKRQAWDGHRSTFEVETPGKPTHIIGTAALTVTDGGTLLTYDLEVKASVPLVGGRLEKLVVDLTTDGFDKEQAVGTAWLRGNR, from the coding sequence ATGAGACTGCGCCAGGAGCTGACCTATGACAGCCCCGTCGACCAGGTCTTCGCCATGGTCACCGACCCCGCCTTCTGGGACGAGGTGGCCGACGCGACGGGCGCCCTCTCCAGCACGTCGACAGTCGAGGAGAGCGCAAGCGGCACCGTGGTGGTGGTCGTCGACCAGCAGCAGGAGGTGACCGGCGTCCCCGCGTTCGCGAAGAAGTTCGTCGGCGACTCCACACGGTCGATCAAACGGCAGGCCTGGGATGGTCACCGGAGCACCTTCGAGGTGGAGACCCCCGGAAAGCCGACGCACATCATCGGCACCGCCGCGCTGACCGTCACCGACGGCGGCACCCTGCTCACCTACGACCTCGAGGTCAAGGCGAGCGTCCCCCTGGTCGGTGGCAGGCTCGAGAAGCTCGTCGTCGACCTCACCACGGACGGATTCGACAAGGAGCAGGCTGTGGGCACGGCCTGGCTGAGAGGAAACCGATGA
- a CDS encoding LysM domain-containing protein, with amino-acid sequence MVLGEPSIGRATLAVTATGVLMGAATVLLAHSLVPAAPLPDFGAALTLLATWALLASLGWAVLVSAAVLLQALTGQRLLVRICCPAAWRRPVLVLCGAALVSGVAGPSVAAGGSGTSPVDGPRTAGLPRLDRPAGGPAPAAPSRGQDAQVRVRPGDSLWRIVARRNPHATADVVDAQVRRLYQANRGAIGPDPDLIQPGTLLQPIQPIQPIHPTDDDRTEP; translated from the coding sequence ATGGTTCTCGGGGAACCCTCCATCGGACGCGCCACGCTCGCGGTGACCGCCACCGGCGTGCTCATGGGCGCGGCCACCGTGCTGCTGGCGCATTCGCTGGTCCCCGCTGCTCCATTGCCGGACTTCGGAGCCGCCCTGACCCTGCTCGCCACGTGGGCGTTGCTGGCGTCGCTGGGCTGGGCCGTACTGGTGTCCGCGGCGGTCCTCCTCCAGGCGCTCACGGGCCAGCGCCTCCTGGTGCGGATCTGCTGCCCCGCGGCCTGGCGACGTCCGGTGCTCGTGCTCTGCGGGGCCGCGCTGGTGAGCGGTGTCGCCGGTCCGAGCGTCGCGGCCGGGGGAAGCGGCACGTCCCCCGTCGACGGACCGCGCACAGCCGGTCTCCCCCGGCTGGACCGCCCGGCCGGCGGACCGGCTCCTGCAGCCCCGAGTCGTGGACAGGACGCGCAGGTCCGGGTCCGCCCCGGCGACTCGCTGTGGCGCATCGTCGCGCGCCGGAACCCGCACGCCACCGCCGACGTGGTCGACGCGCAGGTGCGCCGGCTCTACCAGGCGAACCGCGGGGCCATCGGGCCCGACCCCGACCTGATCCAGCCAGGAACGCTGCTCCAGCCCATCCAGCCCATCCAGCCCATCCACCCCACCGACGACGACAGGACCGAGCCATGA
- a CDS encoding helix-turn-helix domain-containing protein, producing MTSNPDAPRQGRRFLQLADVAEVLNISGSQAYALVRRGDIRAVKIGGRGQWRVEATELEAYIERLYTESERFVVEHPFADEVDADL from the coding sequence GTGACTTCGAACCCCGACGCACCCCGCCAGGGCCGCCGGTTCCTCCAGCTGGCCGACGTTGCCGAGGTGCTCAACATCTCCGGCTCGCAGGCCTACGCCCTGGTCCGTCGCGGTGACATCCGTGCGGTGAAGATCGGCGGACGTGGGCAGTGGCGCGTCGAGGCCACCGAGCTCGAGGCCTATATCGAGCGGCTCTACACCGAGTCCGAGCGGTTCGTGGTCGAGCATCCGTTCGCCGACGAGGTCGACGCGGACCTCTGA
- a CDS encoding CpaB family protein, giving the protein MSSTPAATRAHVLRWRDPRLVIGVAVMAACVLLGGWLLSSADDSVAMVVVRRSLPAGAEVKAGDLDTRRVRFSDQGLAGRYVRADQPPPAGATLSRPLSAGELLPRAALQTASADPGIEVPLSVARDDIPGTVRAGSVVDVWVVPEKAAGTVGGAPDARLVLEDVSVLALGGQGDALAPQSTRQVIVSVPAGTADRLGRALGRAASGRLVLTRRG; this is encoded by the coding sequence ATGAGCAGCACTCCTGCGGCCACCCGCGCCCACGTCCTGAGATGGCGCGATCCGCGCCTGGTGATCGGCGTCGCCGTCATGGCCGCGTGTGTGCTGCTTGGCGGCTGGCTGCTGTCCTCGGCGGACGACAGCGTCGCGATGGTCGTGGTGCGTCGCAGCCTCCCGGCAGGGGCCGAGGTCAAGGCCGGCGACCTCGACACACGTCGCGTCAGGTTCTCCGACCAGGGACTCGCCGGACGCTACGTCCGGGCCGACCAGCCGCCTCCCGCGGGCGCCACGCTCTCCCGTCCGCTGAGCGCCGGCGAGCTGCTGCCGCGCGCCGCGCTGCAGACCGCATCCGCCGATCCCGGGATCGAGGTGCCGCTGAGCGTCGCGCGTGACGACATCCCCGGCACCGTCCGGGCCGGCTCGGTCGTCGACGTATGGGTGGTGCCCGAGAAGGCCGCCGGCACCGTCGGTGGGGCGCCCGACGCCCGCCTGGTGCTGGAGGACGTCTCGGTGCTGGCGCTGGGTGGCCAAGGTGACGCGCTCGCGCCCCAGTCCACTCGCCAGGTCATCGTCTCCGTCCCCGCCGGCACCGCTGATCGGCTCGGCCGCGCCTTGGGCCGGGCGGCCTCGGGTCGCCTCGTGCTGACCAGGAGGGGCTGA
- a CDS encoding DUF6912 family protein codes for MRVYVAASLEQLATWAAAGAVPAGGERFVAEQEDEETEYDALMAAADASRELGAPRRVVVVAECADPDAAVPFDRVVAVHADPAGQATVDGDLAWYAPQEIPALLAS; via the coding sequence ATGAGGGTCTACGTCGCCGCCTCCCTCGAGCAGCTCGCAACGTGGGCGGCCGCGGGTGCCGTCCCGGCGGGCGGGGAGCGGTTCGTGGCCGAGCAGGAGGACGAGGAGACCGAGTACGACGCGCTGATGGCCGCGGCCGACGCGAGTCGGGAGCTGGGGGCGCCCCGACGTGTGGTGGTCGTCGCCGAGTGCGCGGACCCGGACGCAGCCGTGCCCTTCGACCGGGTGGTCGCCGTGCATGCGGACCCGGCCGGTCAGGCGACGGTCGACGGCGACCTGGCGTGGTACGCACCCCAGGAGATCCCGGCCCTGTTGGCGTCCTGA
- a CDS encoding ISL3 family transposase — protein sequence MRDVSLWRGVFGVEKTVIERVEFDEDDQVLVAYVRPTKRQRGRCGRCRRRCPGYDAGAGRRRWRALDLGTMVAMVEADAPRVTCRAHGVVVAHVPWARHDAGHTLSFDDQVAWLATQASKSCVVELMRIAWRTVGSIISRVWADIETQHDRFAGLRRIGIDEISYKRGHKYLMVVVDHDQRRLVWAAPGRNSATVAEFFDLLGEERCKLITHVSADGADFIDTIVAGRCPNAVRVADPFHIVKWATEALDEVRREAWNDARKQARTEPKRPRGRPRADAPPRPGSERAKSLKGARYSLWKNPEDLTENQQTKLAWIAATDPRLYRAYLLKEGLRLVFRLPHAAAAEALDRWISWARRCRIPAFVKLQKSIVKHRSRILAAIEHNLSNGLIESTNTKIRLLTRMAFGFHSAEALIALAMLTLGGHRPALPGRN from the coding sequence GTGCGTGATGTCAGCCTATGGCGGGGCGTGTTCGGGGTCGAGAAGACGGTGATCGAGCGGGTCGAGTTCGACGAGGACGACCAGGTGCTGGTCGCCTACGTGCGGCCGACCAAGCGGCAGCGTGGCCGCTGCGGGCGTTGTCGGCGACGCTGTCCGGGTTATGACGCCGGTGCGGGCAGGAGGCGTTGGCGGGCGCTGGACCTGGGCACGATGGTCGCGATGGTCGAGGCTGACGCGCCGCGGGTGACCTGCCGGGCCCATGGCGTGGTGGTCGCCCACGTGCCCTGGGCCCGCCACGACGCCGGCCACACGCTGAGCTTCGATGATCAGGTGGCATGGCTGGCCACCCAGGCCTCGAAGTCATGCGTGGTCGAGCTGATGCGGATCGCCTGGCGCACCGTGGGTTCGATCATCTCCCGGGTCTGGGCCGACATCGAGACCCAGCACGACCGCTTCGCCGGGCTGCGGCGCATCGGGATCGACGAGATCAGCTACAAGCGCGGGCACAAGTACTTGATGGTCGTCGTCGACCACGACCAGCGGCGACTGGTCTGGGCCGCACCGGGACGCAACAGCGCCACCGTCGCTGAGTTCTTCGATCTCCTCGGCGAAGAACGCTGCAAGCTGATCACCCACGTCTCGGCTGATGGGGCCGACTTCATCGACACCATCGTCGCCGGGCGGTGCCCGAACGCGGTCCGGGTGGCCGATCCGTTCCACATCGTCAAATGGGCGACCGAGGCGCTCGATGAGGTCCGGCGTGAGGCGTGGAACGACGCCCGCAAGCAGGCCAGAACCGAACCCAAGCGGCCGCGTGGACGTCCTCGCGCCGACGCACCGCCGCGACCGGGCAGCGAACGGGCCAAGTCGTTGAAGGGAGCCCGCTACTCGTTGTGGAAGAACCCCGAAGATCTCACCGAGAACCAGCAGACCAAGCTGGCTTGGATCGCGGCCACCGATCCGCGGTTGTATCGCGCCTATCTGCTCAAAGAAGGCCTGCGGCTGGTCTTCCGACTACCCCACGCGGCAGCCGCCGAGGCCCTGGACCGGTGGATCAGCTGGGCGCGACGCTGCCGGATCCCGGCGTTCGTGAAACTGCAGAAGAGCATCGTCAAGCACCGTTCCCGGATCCTCGCCGCGATCGAGCACAACCTGTCCAACGGGCTGATCGAGTCGACCAACACCAAGATCCGGCTGCTGACCAGGATGGCGTTCGGGTTCCACTCCGCCGAGGCATTGATCGCGCTGGCGATGCTCACCCTCGGCGGGCACCGACCCGCCCTCCCGGGCCGCAACTAA
- a CDS encoding Rv3235 family protein: MTVSRIPTRGTGTASITTIRAPRGGRAPVASTQGTLALDFGGVAIARQPDIRPAPALQHTLEAFARRFCAAVVEVIGGDRGPQQLLRCTTESVYEELRQRAAALAGTTGSDQRLRRLRAQIRSVHLSCPSASSAELSVHVRHGARSRAIAARLEHRDGRWICVALQFG, translated from the coding sequence ATGACCGTCTCCAGGATTCCCACCCGCGGCACCGGTACGGCGAGCATCACCACGATCCGGGCCCCGCGCGGGGGCCGGGCACCGGTGGCGAGTACCCAGGGCACCCTGGCCCTGGACTTCGGCGGTGTGGCCATCGCACGGCAGCCGGACATCCGACCCGCACCCGCCCTGCAGCACACGCTGGAAGCCTTCGCGCGCCGATTCTGTGCCGCGGTCGTCGAGGTGATCGGGGGCGACCGTGGTCCCCAGCAGCTGCTGCGCTGCACCACCGAGTCCGTCTATGAAGAGCTCCGTCAACGTGCGGCGGCCCTGGCCGGCACGACCGGCAGCGACCAGCGGCTGCGCCGGCTGCGCGCCCAGATCCGGAGCGTGCACCTGTCCTGCCCGTCGGCCTCCTCCGCCGAGCTCAGCGTCCACGTCCGTCATGGCGCGCGGTCACGGGCGATCGCCGCCCGCCTCGAACACCGCGACGGGCGCTGGATCTGCGTCGCCCTCCAGTTCGGCTGA